One window from the genome of Anser cygnoides isolate HZ-2024a breed goose chromosome 8, Taihu_goose_T2T_genome, whole genome shotgun sequence encodes:
- the GORAB gene encoding RAB6-interacting golgin isoform X1 — MAGDGAWAGFSQEELRRLRGLRPDSSEPLEQQRRPQPANKNRKQLQREKALQQQCQKLGLQGGAVSVPPEQLLSVPKHQPGHPQQPAPPPHCPSVADQKQRNGREQQKELTPADPCNGSDSAQNLPAKPNTKVEKKKVELQEKSRWEILQQEQRLIEEKNKRKKALLAKAIAERSKRTQAETVKLKRIQKELQALDDMVSADIGILRNRIDQASLDYSYARKRYDKAESEYVAAKLDLQHKTEIKEHLTEHLCTIIQQNELRKARKLEELMQQLEVEADEENLELEIEVERMLQQQEAEAGRQVSQSHGHAGLAKENPTPSVTAKESEHANRGVASPAISEQLQSENSGTKSLSNMDSQPQAVNVTPGDSPACSDT, encoded by the exons ATGGCCGGCGACGGGGCCTGGGCCGGCTTCTCGCAGGAGGAGctgcggcggctgcggggcctGCGCCCGG ATTCTTCTGAACCGTTGGAGCAGCAGCGTCGTCCCCAGCCTGCAAATAAGAACCGGAAGCAATTGCAACGAGAAAAAGCCCTCCAGCAGCAATGTCAgaagctggggctgcagggtggagcAGTCTCTGTGCCTCCCGagcagctgctgtctgtgcCGAAACATCAACCTGGTCATCCTCAGCAGCCTGCGCCACCACCTCACTGTCCTTCAGTGGCGGATCAAAAACAACGTAAcggcagagagcagcagaaggaaCTGACACCGGCGGATCCCTGCAATGGCAGTGACAGTGCCCAGAACCTCCCTGCAAAGCCAAACACcaaagtggagaaaaagaaagtggaatT GCAGGAAAAATCGCGATGGGAAATCCTCCAACAAGAGCAGCGGCTGATAGAAGAGAAGAATAAACGCAAGAAGGCACTCCTGGCCAAAGCTATTGCTGAGAG ATCCAAAAGAACTCAAGCTGAAACAGTGAAGCTAAAAAGGATTCAGAAGGAGTTACAAGCTCTGGATGACATGGTGTCTGCTGACATCGGCATCCTGCGGAACCGCATTGATCAAGCCAGCTTGGACTACTCCTATGCCCG GAAGCGGTATGATAAGGCTGAGTCGGAGTACGTGGCAGCCAAGCTGGACCTCCAACACAAGACGGAGATTAAGGAGCACCTCACGGAGCACCTGTGCACAATCATACAGCAGAACGAACTCCGCAAGGCCAGGAAGCTGGAGGAGTTAATGCAGCAGCTGGAAGTGGAGGCAGATGAGGAAAATCTGGAACTTGAGATAGAGGTGGAGcggatgctgcagcagcaggaggcagaagcaggGAGACAAGTCAGCCAGTCGCACGGTCATGCTGGGCTGGCTAAGGAAAACCCCACTCCCAGTGTTACAGCAAAGGAGAGCGAGCATGCTAACCGTGGTGTTGCTTCTCCTGCTATCTCTGAACAATTGCAGTCTGAAAACTCTGGTACCAAATCCCTCTCCAATATGGACAGCCAGCCTCAAGCAGTAAATGTGACTCCAGGAGACTCCCCAGCTTGCTCTGATACATGA
- the GORAB gene encoding RAB6-interacting golgin isoform X3, translating to MAGDGAWAGFSQEELRRLRGLRPDSSEPLEQQRRPQPANKNRKQLQREKALQQQCQKLGLQGGAVSVPPEQLLSVPKHQPGHPQQPAPPPHCPSVADQKQRNGREQQKELTPADPCNGSDSAQNLPAKPNTKVEKKKVELQEKSRWEILQQEQRLIEEKNKRKKALLAKAIAERSKRTQAETVKLKRIQKELQALDDMVSADIGILRNRIDQASLDYSYAR from the exons ATGGCCGGCGACGGGGCCTGGGCCGGCTTCTCGCAGGAGGAGctgcggcggctgcggggcctGCGCCCGG ATTCTTCTGAACCGTTGGAGCAGCAGCGTCGTCCCCAGCCTGCAAATAAGAACCGGAAGCAATTGCAACGAGAAAAAGCCCTCCAGCAGCAATGTCAgaagctggggctgcagggtggagcAGTCTCTGTGCCTCCCGagcagctgctgtctgtgcCGAAACATCAACCTGGTCATCCTCAGCAGCCTGCGCCACCACCTCACTGTCCTTCAGTGGCGGATCAAAAACAACGTAAcggcagagagcagcagaaggaaCTGACACCGGCGGATCCCTGCAATGGCAGTGACAGTGCCCAGAACCTCCCTGCAAAGCCAAACACcaaagtggagaaaaagaaagtggaatT GCAGGAAAAATCGCGATGGGAAATCCTCCAACAAGAGCAGCGGCTGATAGAAGAGAAGAATAAACGCAAGAAGGCACTCCTGGCCAAAGCTATTGCTGAGAG ATCCAAAAGAACTCAAGCTGAAACAGTGAAGCTAAAAAGGATTCAGAAGGAGTTACAAGCTCTGGATGACATGGTGTCTGCTGACATCGGCATCCTGCGGAACCGCATTGATCAAGCCAGCTTGGACTACTCCTATGCCCGGTAA